In one window of Bacillus marinisedimentorum DNA:
- a CDS encoding sporulation YhaL family protein — protein sequence MLLPWWIYLVLAGIAGSAFMLIKTLISEKKMEQYYIEKEGRVYLDRIKEEKERRKERSRHHQPG from the coding sequence ATGCTGCTGCCCTGGTGGATTTATCTAGTATTAGCCGGAATAGCAGGGAGTGCATTCATGCTGATAAAAACGTTGATAAGTGAAAAGAAAATGGAGCAATATTACATTGAAAAAGAGGGAAGGGTCTACCTCGACCGGATCAAGGAAGAAAAGGAAAGGAGAAAGGAGCGAAGCAGGCATCATCAGCCGGGGTGA